One stretch of Corynebacterium callunae DSM 20147 DNA includes these proteins:
- a CDS encoding TerC family protein produces MEVNMLTWVITIAVVAAFFIFDFYTHVRTPHEPTLKESAYWSLFYVGLACVFGIFLWFTWGEPGNPHQHGVEFFTGYVTEKALSVDNLFIFALIMGAFKIPRKYQQKVLLIGIALALVFRLVFILLGAAVIEAWSDVFYIFSIWLIYTAVKLIWDEVRETPEIDPNDMAVIKMLRKVIPVTEGYHGDKLTHRAGGKLHLTPLFVALVSIGMVDLMFALDSIPAIYGITAEPYIVFTTNAFALLGLRQMYFLLDGLLDRLVYLPYGLGLILLFIGAKLGLHALHENKLPFINGGEPVSVPEVSTVFSLIFIVGVLVITVVASIIKNKRDENQNAIPPRWNPSKNDGDKWDSEEAAAQNAEQSGPVAGTAEDKH; encoded by the coding sequence ATGGAAGTAAACATGTTAACTTGGGTGATCACCATTGCAGTGGTTGCTGCGTTCTTTATTTTCGACTTTTATACCCACGTGCGCACCCCGCACGAGCCAACCCTTAAAGAATCCGCTTATTGGAGCCTTTTCTACGTTGGTTTGGCCTGTGTTTTCGGTATCTTCCTGTGGTTCACCTGGGGTGAGCCGGGTAATCCCCACCAGCACGGCGTCGAGTTCTTCACCGGCTACGTCACTGAAAAGGCATTGAGTGTTGATAACCTCTTCATCTTCGCCTTGATCATGGGTGCCTTCAAGATTCCTCGCAAGTACCAGCAGAAGGTACTGCTTATTGGTATCGCATTGGCTCTGGTCTTCCGTTTGGTCTTCATTTTGCTCGGTGCCGCAGTTATTGAAGCTTGGTCCGATGTCTTCTACATCTTCTCCATCTGGTTGATTTACACCGCTGTGAAGCTGATCTGGGATGAAGTTCGTGAAACCCCAGAGATCGATCCTAATGACATGGCCGTCATTAAGATGTTGCGCAAGGTTATCCCGGTTACCGAGGGCTACCACGGCGATAAGCTCACCCACCGCGCCGGTGGCAAGCTACACCTGACCCCACTGTTTGTGGCTTTGGTTTCTATCGGCATGGTTGACCTGATGTTCGCTTTGGACTCCATCCCAGCGATCTACGGTATTACCGCTGAGCCTTATATCGTATTCACCACCAACGCCTTTGCTTTGCTTGGCTTGCGTCAGATGTACTTCTTGCTTGACGGCCTCCTGGACCGCCTGGTTTACCTGCCTTATGGCTTGGGTCTAATCCTGCTGTTCATTGGTGCAAAGCTGGGTCTGCACGCACTGCATGAAAACAAGCTTCCATTCATCAATGGTGGCGAGCCTGTCTCAGTACCTGAAGTTTCCACCGTTTTCTCCTTGATCTTCATCGTCGGTGTCTTGGTTATTACCGTTGTTGCTTCCATCATTAAGAACAAGCGTGATGAGAACCAGAACGCTATTCCTCCTCGTTGGAACCCATCCAAGAACGATGGCGACAAGTGGGATTCTGAAGAAGCAGCTGCACAAAACGCAGAGCAGTCCGGCCCAGTTGCGGGAACTGCAGAAGATAAGCACTAA